In a genomic window of Methanogenium sp. S4BF:
- a CDS encoding AMP phosphorylase gives MQLVVQRVDIAGRGAVIHQEDARRLGVFDGDRLRVIHQETGKSAPIVVDITTSILTPGTIALYNVTCSDLGLSDGDAVEVHTAIPPASIKFIRKKMDKGHLTAEEMMTIVRDMVNENLSLNEITAFVTASYINGMDLDEVEWLTRAMVDTGEKIEFGSHPVVDKHSIGGVPGNKITLIVVPIIAAAGLTIPKTSSRAITGAGGTADLMEVLAPVNFTATEVQTMTERTGGVIVWGGSTNIAPADDLIIRVEYPFKIDERGQMIASVMAKKFAVGAEMVVIDIPVGPTTKVHTMQDARRLAQDFIEIGSRLGMQVECAVTYGDSPVGRAIGPNLEVSEALSVLEGAEKPNSLIEKSVAIAGILLEMAGKAQRGGGEEMARSLLASGAALEKFREIIAVQGGKPDVRSSDILPGEFKAAIPAPVSGYVVSLNNTGLITVARTAGAPHDKGAGIYCNAKIGTQVRKGETIYTIYADRKEHLDRALEEARRLYPVVVEGMLLDRIPQDSIELDRMD, from the coding sequence ATGCAGCTTGTAGTACAACGTGTCGATATCGCTGGCCGTGGTGCGGTAATCCATCAGGAGGATGCACGCCGCCTCGGAGTCTTTGACGGTGACCGTCTCCGTGTTATCCATCAGGAAACCGGAAAATCTGCCCCCATAGTCGTTGACATTACGACCTCAATCCTGACTCCCGGAACCATTGCACTCTATAATGTGACATGCTCTGATCTGGGTCTCAGTGACGGGGATGCCGTTGAGGTGCATACGGCGATTCCCCCCGCATCGATTAAATTCATCCGCAAGAAGATGGACAAGGGCCATCTCACCGCTGAAGAGATGATGACGATTGTCCGTGATATGGTGAATGAGAACCTGTCCCTCAATGAGATCACCGCCTTTGTCACTGCAAGCTACATCAACGGGATGGACCTCGATGAGGTGGAGTGGCTCACCCGTGCAATGGTGGATACGGGGGAAAAGATTGAGTTCGGCAGCCATCCGGTGGTGGACAAACACTCCATCGGGGGTGTGCCGGGCAACAAGATCACTCTCATCGTGGTGCCCATAATCGCTGCTGCAGGTCTCACCATACCGAAGACCAGTTCCCGTGCCATTACCGGTGCGGGCGGAACAGCAGACCTGATGGAGGTCCTTGCCCCCGTCAATTTCACTGCAACCGAAGTGCAGACGATGACCGAGCGGACAGGCGGCGTGATTGTCTGGGGCGGGTCGACAAATATCGCACCGGCAGACGATCTCATCATCCGGGTGGAGTATCCCTTCAAGATAGACGAACGCGGCCAGATGATTGCCAGTGTCATGGCGAAGAAATTTGCCGTCGGTGCCGAGATGGTGGTGATTGACATCCCGGTCGGACCCACCACCAAGGTGCATACCATGCAGGATGCCCGCCGGCTGGCACAGGACTTCATCGAGATCGGAAGCAGGCTGGGGATGCAGGTGGAGTGCGCCGTCACCTACGGAGACTCGCCGGTAGGGCGTGCCATCGGGCCGAATCTTGAGGTTTCAGAGGCGCTTTCCGTTCTCGAAGGGGCGGAGAAGCCAAATTCACTGATTGAAAAGAGCGTGGCAATTGCAGGCATTCTGCTTGAGATGGCAGGCAAGGCGCAACGCGGCGGCGGGGAAGAGATGGCCCGCTCGCTTCTTGCCTCCGGTGCGGCGCTGGAGAAATTCCGTGAAATTATCGCGGTGCAGGGAGGTAAACCGGATGTCCGTTCATCAGATATTCTTCCGGGTGAATTTAAGGCGGCTATTCCGGCACCGGTATCCGGCTATGTGGTCAGCCTCAATAATACCGGTTTGATTACTGTTGCCCGTACTGCAGGTGCCCCGCACGATAAGGGGGCAGGCATTTACTGTAATGCGAAGATTGGCACGCAGGTGAGGAAAGGGGAGACCATCTATACGATTTATGCGGACCGCAAGGAGCATCTGGACCGGGCCCTTGAAGAAGCCCGCCGCCTGTATCCGGTAGTGGTGGAGGGGATGCTCCTCGACAGAATCCCCCAGGATTCCATTGAGCTGGACCGAATGGACTAA
- a CDS encoding fibrillarin-like rRNA/tRNA 2'-O-methyltransferase, translating into MKVIRGTIVSVGEGGVYGERMLNGCRVWDPHRSKLPAAILNGAPLDLTPDMRVLYLGAANGTTVSHVADYVETVYAVEFAPRPMQDLIEVARRRLNIVPIMADVNRPEVYGCFVEAVDMIYQDVAQPNQADILRKNLPFLKTGGIAVLMLKARSVDVRKSSEEIAEETRTALREMGLTIVWTGTLNPYHRDHTAMICTKGA; encoded by the coding sequence ATGAAGGTCATTCGCGGGACGATTGTATCCGTCGGGGAAGGCGGTGTCTATGGCGAGCGGATGCTGAACGGGTGCCGGGTATGGGACCCGCACCGCAGCAAACTGCCTGCGGCCATTCTGAACGGTGCTCCGCTGGATCTGACACCGGATATGCGGGTGCTCTATCTGGGGGCGGCAAACGGTACGACGGTTTCCCACGTGGCAGATTACGTAGAGACAGTATATGCCGTTGAATTTGCTCCCCGTCCGATGCAGGACCTGATTGAGGTGGCACGCCGCAGACTGAATATTGTGCCCATCATGGCGGACGTAAACCGCCCAGAGGTTTATGGATGCTTTGTGGAGGCGGTGGATATGATCTACCAGGATGTGGCACAGCCAAATCAGGCTGACATCCTCAGAAAGAATCTGCCGTTCCTCAAAACCGGCGGAATCGCGGTCCTGATGCTGAAGGCACGGAGTGTGGATGTCCGCAAAAGCTCGGAGGAGATTGCAGAAGAGACCCGTACAGCACTGCGTGAGATGGGCCTCACCATCGTCTGGACCGGCACACTGAATCCGTATCACCGTGATCATACGGCGATGATCTGCACAAAGGGGGCATAA
- a CDS encoding RNA-guided pseudouridylation complex pseudouridine synthase subunit Cbf5 has protein sequence MKIAITRLPEKAGSDQPLCREFGHECRIVSPMQAQVYEDAVQAFAAAANEETYDCIFFTSALPARLIGPLLKTAARIIAIGPQTAEYLEEGGVTAETLPSHYSRDFVPYLGDWIQGKKIGIPRADVPNPELMAAIAEAGAEACEVPVYALEPTNTLLETGDAEAILFTSANSYTYAQYRKDGLLPMAIGEITAERMRADGTEPVVVGNGTLMGTLAALNHYLEENGDAAAGLNLDMPRGGIIAVDKPRGPSSHEVAAWVRDMLGMPCGHGGTLDPDVSGVLLVMVGRAARLAPVILSHEKEYIALLRLHGDATEEQIRETAWEFIGKNYQRPPLRSAVARALRIRTMYEIDVLGIDGRDVLLRVRCEAGTYIRSLCRHIGFAIGTGGQMVELRRIRSGGYDETMCCTLHTLRDAVERAKEGDREELLSYIRPPESVLEGIPTVTIRDTAVDALCHGASLAGVGITAADSFKKDTDVAVMTAQGELVCIGTALAPSDAIVPGAPGIVIRPKMVIMEAGTYPKGWVTKPPAPRPEKKPEPAPRTEERGEKAGKKGTTSDKRQSLRPGPKKRPDDSKKYLSTSKNGRRRGTGEKPSKSKGERKGQTTYAGNKSIQRKKGNR, from the coding sequence ATGAAGATTGCAATCACCAGGCTTCCGGAAAAGGCAGGCTCCGACCAGCCGCTCTGCCGGGAATTCGGCCACGAATGCCGTATTGTCTCCCCGATGCAGGCACAGGTCTACGAGGATGCCGTGCAGGCCTTTGCCGCTGCCGCAAATGAGGAGACCTATGACTGCATCTTCTTCACGAGTGCCCTTCCCGCCCGTCTCATCGGGCCACTCCTGAAGACTGCGGCACGCATCATCGCAATAGGCCCGCAGACAGCAGAATATCTGGAAGAGGGAGGCGTCACCGCAGAGACCCTGCCGTCCCATTACTCCCGTGACTTTGTACCCTATCTCGGGGACTGGATACAGGGAAAGAAAATAGGCATCCCCCGTGCAGATGTCCCGAACCCTGAGCTTATGGCGGCCATAGCAGAAGCCGGGGCAGAGGCCTGTGAGGTGCCGGTCTATGCGCTGGAGCCGACAAATACCCTGCTTGAGACAGGGGATGCGGAGGCAATCCTCTTCACAAGCGCCAATTCCTACACCTATGCACAATACCGGAAAGACGGACTTCTCCCCATGGCAATCGGTGAGATTACCGCAGAGCGGATGAGAGCGGACGGAACAGAGCCGGTTGTTGTTGGAAACGGAACCCTCATGGGAACCCTTGCGGCACTGAACCACTACCTGGAAGAGAACGGGGACGCAGCTGCGGGACTGAATCTTGATATGCCACGCGGAGGCATCATTGCGGTGGACAAACCCCGGGGACCGTCCAGCCACGAGGTGGCCGCATGGGTCCGTGACATGCTGGGGATGCCCTGCGGTCACGGCGGGACACTGGACCCCGATGTCTCCGGTGTTCTCCTCGTCATGGTGGGCAGGGCCGCCCGGCTGGCGCCGGTGATTCTCAGTCACGAAAAGGAGTACATTGCCCTGCTCCGGCTTCACGGGGATGCGACGGAAGAGCAGATCCGGGAAACGGCATGGGAATTTATCGGAAAGAACTACCAGCGCCCGCCCCTCAGAAGTGCGGTCGCCCGGGCACTCCGTATCCGGACGATGTACGAGATCGATGTGCTCGGCATCGACGGCCGGGACGTGCTTCTCCGTGTCCGCTGTGAGGCAGGCACCTACATCCGGTCCCTCTGCCGCCATATCGGGTTTGCCATCGGGACCGGCGGCCAGATGGTCGAACTCCGGCGGATACGGTCCGGAGGATATGACGAAACGATGTGCTGCACCCTGCACACCCTGCGGGATGCCGTGGAGCGGGCAAAGGAAGGAGACCGGGAAGAACTGCTCTCATACATCCGCCCGCCGGAATCGGTGCTGGAGGGCATCCCTACGGTCACTATCCGTGACACCGCGGTTGATGCACTCTGCCACGGCGCATCCCTTGCAGGCGTTGGCATCACCGCCGCAGATTCCTTCAAAAAGGACACGGACGTCGCGGTGATGACCGCACAGGGCGAACTGGTCTGCATCGGCACGGCGCTGGCCCCTTCCGACGCAATTGTACCCGGCGCACCGGGCATCGTCATCCGGCCGAAGATGGTGATTATGGAGGCAGGCACCTATCCCAAAGGCTGGGTGACAAAGCCGCCTGCACCACGACCGGAGAAAAAACCTGAACCCGCACCCCGGACAGAGGAGAGGGGAGAGAAGGCAGGGAAAAAGGGAACCACATCCGACAAGCGGCAATCACTGCGCCCCGGACCAAAAAAACGTCCCGATGACAGTAAAAAATACCTGAGCACCAGCAAAAACGGCAGACGCCGTGGTACGGGGGAGAAACCATCCAAATCCAAAGGGGAGAGGAAGGGCCAGACCACATATGCCGGAAACAAATCAATCCAGCGCAAGAAGGGAAACCGCTGA
- a CDS encoding MEMAR_RS02690 family S-layer glycoprotein, with the protein MKAKISIALLALVAVAFLAVAPASADLTVVPLGGVVFVGEEGLTFTSVAPTLEWFAAGDDPTTASPSATYTTQGAGNEVIDPATFQTRTGNWYEAGGLGVVAINVQMPSIDVKVYNTVTGEDMTNERVVKTGTTMAFRLDSNLYQVVNQRPALAGQSTAIKVVVVDSEGTTYTGLVEDAATGFVSSLTGLAPTNSQYYLPDSLGASGIGVPNWDLESSQYKAGVYTFYAEVNLNNAKDNVGTVTGVTKSAVKTLEVGKDDVKIEANKDTVVRNNDFAVTITGRPNEQYVLWVKGTSSISAPDTVPYIKDNQNSVSVNNALAGAYVFSGVAGGTNVLTDVSGSAPASGGYYAMVTLSSSGTRTVGFGTDDTTKDQTYTLRTDYYQAVFPFSPTYDTVKVKVEKGAVTVTASGDSSYYIGEEIVISGTNTDSDDTWLFITGPNLKTKGAPITDPKDGVVTGGTTDNNPIAGSWAPVTVETDDTWEYKWSTAGVNLDAGTYTIYSVTTPTNKDDLGANNAIYATASIVIKKPFVTATTSSATVARGDDLYITGNAEGDPTPGVAIWILGKNFNDIQTETVEDNGAFSYKFTGTDTLAAGQYFVVVQHPMYNDQFDLATRANCPAAGQTCVDRPILNPFVPVFIIEGPGSLQGSDAATALVNAMDSPDIDDTYYKLTFMIEEPWIMIDAIGDKYVGETFTITGTTNLAVGDSLIVEATSASFKPTEKTQSGSFSGASGTVLVTAGDKDGVNVWEFAVDASSFTPDEYIVTVEGIEAQQTATQTFNVLKAEATAQPTATAVPTAQPTATAVPTTAATPEPTATPGFGVLVALIGLGAVAALIVRKD; encoded by the coding sequence ATGAAAGCAAAAATTAGCATTGCACTCCTTGCCCTTGTGGCAGTGGCATTTCTCGCAGTTGCACCAGCATCTGCAGATCTGACCGTTGTCCCTCTGGGTGGAGTAGTATTCGTTGGTGAGGAAGGCCTCACCTTTACAAGTGTTGCACCCACCCTTGAGTGGTTTGCAGCAGGTGACGACCCAACAACCGCTTCACCATCAGCAACCTATACCACACAGGGTGCTGGTAATGAAGTGATTGACCCCGCAACGTTCCAGACCCGCACAGGTAACTGGTACGAAGCTGGTGGTCTTGGTGTCGTAGCAATCAACGTCCAGATGCCATCAATTGATGTGAAGGTATACAACACCGTCACTGGCGAGGACATGACCAATGAGCGTGTCGTTAAGACCGGTACTACAATGGCTTTCCGTCTTGACAGCAACCTGTACCAGGTCGTTAACCAGCGCCCTGCCCTTGCGGGACAGAGCACTGCGATTAAGGTCGTAGTTGTTGACTCAGAAGGTACCACCTACACAGGACTTGTCGAGGATGCAGCAACAGGCTTTGTCAGTTCACTCACAGGTCTTGCTCCAACCAACTCACAGTACTATCTGCCCGACTCACTCGGCGCTAGTGGTATTGGTGTTCCTAACTGGGACCTTGAATCAAGCCAGTACAAGGCTGGTGTCTACACATTCTATGCAGAAGTCAACCTGAACAATGCAAAGGACAACGTAGGAACCGTCACTGGTGTCACCAAGTCCGCAGTTAAGACACTCGAAGTCGGCAAAGATGACGTAAAGATCGAAGCAAACAAGGACACTGTTGTCCGCAACAACGACTTTGCAGTCACCATTACCGGTCGGCCAAACGAACAGTATGTTCTCTGGGTAAAGGGCACAAGCAGCATCTCTGCACCTGACACAGTTCCATACATCAAAGACAACCAGAACAGTGTTTCCGTTAACAACGCTCTCGCTGGTGCATATGTATTCTCCGGCGTAGCTGGTGGAACAAATGTTCTTACCGATGTTTCCGGAAGTGCACCTGCATCCGGTGGATACTATGCAATGGTCACACTCTCCAGCTCAGGAACCCGTACTGTTGGTTTCGGCACTGACGACACCACAAAGGACCAGACATACACTCTCCGGACTGATTACTATCAGGCTGTTTTCCCATTCAGCCCAACCTATGACACTGTCAAGGTAAAGGTCGAGAAGGGAGCAGTCACAGTTACCGCATCCGGTGACAGTTCATACTACATCGGTGAGGAGATTGTTATCTCCGGAACAAACACAGACAGTGACGACACCTGGCTCTTCATCACAGGTCCAAACCTGAAGACCAAGGGAGCTCCAATCACCGATCCAAAGGATGGAGTTGTCACTGGCGGTACAACCGACAACAACCCAATAGCAGGATCCTGGGCACCAGTCACTGTTGAGACTGATGACACCTGGGAATACAAGTGGAGCACTGCAGGTGTTAACCTCGATGCAGGTACCTACACCATCTACTCAGTCACCACACCAACCAACAAGGACGACCTTGGTGCAAACAATGCAATCTATGCAACTGCATCAATCGTTATCAAGAAGCCATTCGTTACAGCAACCACTTCCTCAGCAACCGTTGCACGGGGAGATGACCTGTACATTACCGGTAATGCAGAGGGTGACCCCACACCTGGTGTCGCAATCTGGATTCTGGGTAAGAACTTCAATGACATCCAGACCGAGACTGTAGAAGATAACGGAGCATTCAGCTACAAGTTCACAGGCACTGACACCCTTGCAGCAGGCCAGTACTTTGTTGTTGTTCAGCACCCGATGTACAATGACCAGTTCGACCTTGCTACAAGAGCAAACTGCCCGGCCGCAGGCCAGACTTGTGTCGACCGCCCAATTCTTAACCCATTTGTGCCTGTCTTCATCATTGAGGGACCAGGCAGTCTCCAGGGATCAGATGCAGCAACCGCACTTGTCAATGCAATGGACAGCCCTGACATTGATGATACCTACTACAAGCTCACCTTCATGATTGAGGAACCCTGGATCATGATCGATGCAATCGGCGACAAGTATGTCGGCGAGACCTTCACCATCACCGGTACCACCAACCTCGCAGTTGGCGACAGCCTGATTGTTGAAGCAACCTCAGCCTCATTCAAGCCAACCGAGAAGACCCAGAGCGGTTCATTCTCCGGTGCATCCGGCACTGTCCTTGTTACCGCAGGTGACAAAGATGGCGTGAACGTTTGGGAATTCGCAGTTGACGCATCTTCATTCACTCCTGACGAGTACATCGTTACCGTTGAGGGAATCGAAGCACAGCAGACTGCAACCCAGACCTTCAATGTCCTGAAGGCAGAAGCAACTGCACAGCCAACCGCTACTGCAGTCCCAACTGCACAGCCAACCGCTACTGCAGTCCCAACTACAGCAGCAACCCCTGAGCCAACCGCAACACCTGGATTTGGTGTTCTTGTTGCACTCATTGGCCTTGGCGCTGTAGCAGCACTCATTGTCCGCAAGGACTAA
- a CDS encoding DUF1614 domain-containing protein, giving the protein MRQYYFNPFSFLLILVLIVLLLVFLPLLFLGVIGGAFRSLGFSGWEVFFLILASIIGSFINIPVTRIEGARNRAYQFRDRFGRVYAVHEGPDTTVAVNVGGVVVPLFVTLYLVYYVLSSPALFPAPLSVIMGGCAGILLVAGITHSAAKVVPGMGIATPIFLPPLCALMCGILFSFGDPLAAPPIAFAGGTMGTLIGADLLNWRHLDKIGAPMVSIGGAGTFDGIFLSGILAAFLA; this is encoded by the coding sequence ATGAGGCAGTATTATTTCAATCCGTTCTCCTTTCTGCTCATATTAGTATTGATCGTGCTCCTTCTGGTCTTTCTTCCCCTGCTCTTCCTTGGAGTGATCGGCGGGGCATTCAGGAGCCTTGGATTCTCCGGCTGGGAGGTTTTCTTTTTAATTCTGGCATCGATTATCGGGAGTTTCATCAACATCCCCGTGACCCGGATTGAAGGTGCACGAAACCGTGCATATCAGTTCAGAGATCGGTTTGGCAGGGTGTATGCGGTGCATGAGGGTCCTGACACCACCGTTGCCGTGAATGTGGGCGGCGTTGTTGTCCCGCTTTTCGTCACGCTCTATCTGGTATACTATGTACTCTCTTCGCCTGCACTTTTCCCGGCACCATTGTCTGTTATTATGGGGGGCTGTGCGGGAATTCTTCTGGTGGCGGGTATAACGCACAGTGCGGCAAAGGTGGTTCCCGGCATGGGCATTGCGACCCCAATCTTTCTTCCGCCGCTCTGTGCGCTTATGTGCGGTATTCTCTTCTCGTTCGGAGATCCGCTGGCGGCTCCGCCGATTGCGTTTGCAGGCGGAACGATGGGGACATTAATCGGTGCTGATCTCTTAAACTGGCGTCATCTGGATAAAATCGGGGCCCCGATGGTAAGTATCGGCGGGGCAGGCACGTTTGACGGGATCTTCCTCAGCGGCATTCTGGCAGCATTTCTTGCCTGA
- a CDS encoding NOP5/NOP56 family protein, giving the protein MRSYWFGDIDGSVCTPAQGDEDRILERCETIRGKVDSGFVPVSVDEACACGFFADRAEYLVRLRNVTIRDARRKITAAFSEGDAELMQMVRMLDEIDEVVNLLTEKAVEWYLVRNPGFSRKYKAMSAKRMIGVMKKEKGPLGRICAEIDALSDQRTTLMRDISTRTDTVMPNCSTLVGGLVAARLMERAGGLAVLAGMPASTIQVLGAEGALFTHLRGGSPPPKHGIIFQHRRVHNAPRDVRGKVSRAVAGKLAIAAKIDYYRGEADPGFLEQAQQRIDAVGGEKK; this is encoded by the coding sequence ATGCGCAGTTACTGGTTCGGTGACATTGACGGCAGTGTTTGCACTCCTGCCCAGGGCGATGAAGACAGGATCCTGGAACGGTGCGAAACGATACGGGGGAAAGTGGATTCCGGATTTGTTCCGGTCTCCGTGGATGAGGCATGCGCCTGTGGTTTTTTTGCGGATCGTGCGGAGTATCTGGTACGGCTGCGCAATGTGACTATCCGGGATGCACGGCGTAAGATTACCGCAGCGTTCAGTGAAGGTGATGCTGAACTGATGCAGATGGTCCGGATGCTGGATGAGATTGATGAAGTGGTCAATCTTCTGACCGAGAAGGCCGTTGAGTGGTACCTGGTCAGGAATCCGGGATTCTCCCGCAAGTACAAGGCGATGAGTGCGAAACGGATGATTGGGGTGATGAAGAAGGAGAAGGGCCCTCTCGGGCGTATCTGTGCAGAGATTGATGCCCTCTCCGACCAGCGCACCACCCTGATGCGGGATATATCAACGCGGACGGATACGGTGATGCCCAACTGCAGTACTCTTGTGGGCGGTCTCGTGGCCGCCCGGCTGATGGAACGTGCCGGGGGTCTTGCAGTCCTTGCCGGTATGCCGGCATCGACTATTCAGGTGCTGGGTGCGGAAGGGGCACTCTTTACCCATCTCAGGGGTGGCAGTCCGCCGCCCAAGCATGGGATCATCTTCCAGCACCGCCGGGTGCACAATGCCCCCCGCGATGTGCGGGGGAAGGTGTCGCGTGCGGTTGCGGGAAAACTGGCGATTGCGGCAAAGATTGATTATTATCGCGGTGAGGCAGACCCGGGCTTCCTTGAACAGGCCCAGCAGAGGATTGATGCCGTGGGTGGTGAGAAGAAATGA
- a CDS encoding tripartite tricarboxylate transporter permease: MAAEIIAGILIGTILGTISGLVPGIHANTMAGMLVAAESGLLAILGAPAVGVALFSALVVHTFTDCVPSTFFGVPDADTAITVLPAHALCMQGRGEEAVRLSALGSAVSVVMVMPLFAVFMLFLPGLQPFIDWWLGIILILVAGLMILGSESPEWSAVVFLLSGILGVFAFRYAWLISHTSGVSSVLMPLLTGLFGISVLLRASGGKMPEQVRGGISAAGTGIVRHAGMGTIAGAVVGWLPGLSNATANALLSPLFQAGSEGKGYIIATSAANTANAFLGLAALVALGRMRNGVMVVLDTIGMPSPLLILAGGVAAALCGFVITLLCGRGARFLGGIPVRAMSYAVIGVVTLLAFLLTGLFGLVILVCATLVGLIPSLVNVRRVTCMGAVMVPVILFSLTIL; the protein is encoded by the coding sequence GTGGCAGCGGAGATCATTGCAGGCATTCTCATCGGCACCATTCTCGGCACCATAAGCGGTCTTGTCCCCGGTATCCATGCCAATACGATGGCAGGCATGCTGGTGGCAGCCGAAAGCGGACTTCTCGCCATTCTTGGTGCGCCGGCGGTGGGAGTTGCCCTTTTTAGTGCCCTTGTTGTGCATACCTTCACCGACTGTGTCCCGAGCACCTTCTTCGGTGTCCCGGATGCGGATACTGCTATCACTGTGCTCCCGGCGCATGCCCTCTGCATGCAGGGCAGGGGCGAGGAGGCCGTCCGTCTCTCTGCGTTGGGGAGTGCAGTCTCGGTGGTGATGGTGATGCCGCTTTTTGCCGTCTTCATGCTCTTTCTGCCGGGTCTGCAGCCCTTTATCGACTGGTGGCTGGGCATCATTCTCATCCTTGTTGCCGGTCTTATGATCCTCGGTTCCGAATCGCCAGAATGGTCTGCTGTGGTCTTTCTTCTCTCAGGCATTCTGGGCGTCTTTGCCTTCCGCTATGCGTGGCTGATCTCCCATACATCAGGTGTCTCTTCTGTGCTGATGCCGCTTCTGACCGGACTCTTCGGCATCTCGGTCCTGCTCCGTGCCTCCGGCGGGAAGATGCCGGAGCAGGTGCGGGGTGGTATATCTGCCGCGGGCACAGGTATTGTCCGGCACGCGGGCATGGGCACCATAGCGGGTGCTGTCGTCGGGTGGCTGCCGGGCCTCTCCAATGCGACAGCCAACGCCCTTCTCTCGCCGCTCTTTCAGGCTGGCAGCGAGGGGAAAGGGTATATCATCGCCACCAGTGCGGCCAACACGGCGAATGCCTTCCTCGGTCTTGCCGCACTCGTTGCACTGGGGCGGATGCGAAACGGTGTGATGGTTGTCCTCGACACCATCGGCATGCCCTCACCCCTGCTGATATTGGCCGGCGGAGTGGCCGCTGCACTCTGCGGGTTTGTGATCACGCTTCTTTGCGGGCGGGGTGCCCGGTTTCTGGGGGGCATCCCGGTGCGGGCGATGAGCTATGCGGTGATAGGAGTGGTCACACTGCTGGCATTTCTGTTGACCGGGCTTTTTGGCTTGGTGATTCTCGTGTGTGCCACCCTTGTCGGGCTTATCCCGTCGCTTGTCAATGTCCGGCGGGTCACCTGTATGGGTGCGGTGATGGTGCCGGTGATTCTGTTCTCGCTTACTATTCTCTAA
- a CDS encoding calcium/sodium antiporter, with protein sequence MIAAAVLLFVFGMGLLVKGADYFVKGGGGLAARYGVSSATIGFTVIAFGTSLPEFVVSVNAVISGNSGVALGNALGSNIANIALVLALCAIISPAMFMAGPSGKGRVENETILMIAATLFFAVLAITGELTRLSGVLMLIVFCIILYITVKKLGAEPVERIEIHGRMDWVLTAGGLIAVIIGSQLVLDGAITIAEAFGIPEFVIGMTIVAVGTSLPELATSLVAILRGDLGISAGNLMGSNIFNLLFVLGTGALLRPIPIPAYTDVIVVVLFSLAVIPVVKGKPRIIRAWASLLVVAYFAYMTALYIGF encoded by the coding sequence ATGATCGCTGCTGCAGTACTGTTATTTGTGTTTGGTATGGGGCTTCTTGTCAAAGGGGCCGACTATTTTGTAAAAGGCGGCGGCGGCCTTGCTGCCCGCTACGGTGTATCCTCAGCCACCATCGGGTTTACGGTAATCGCATTCGGCACCTCACTGCCGGAGTTTGTGGTGAGTGTCAATGCTGTCATCTCCGGCAACTCCGGCGTGGCGCTCGGCAATGCACTGGGCAGCAATATCGCAAATATCGCCCTTGTCCTCGCCCTGTGTGCAATCATCAGCCCCGCCATGTTCATGGCCGGGCCGTCCGGGAAGGGCCGGGTGGAGAATGAGACCATCCTGATGATCGCAGCCACCCTCTTTTTTGCCGTGCTGGCCATCACCGGCGAACTCACCCGGCTTTCCGGTGTGCTGATGCTCATCGTGTTCTGCATCATCCTCTACATCACCGTAAAGAAACTCGGCGCCGAACCGGTGGAGCGTATTGAAATACACGGCAGAATGGACTGGGTACTGACCGCAGGCGGCCTGATTGCCGTTATCATCGGGTCCCAGCTGGTGCTTGACGGCGCCATCACCATCGCCGAGGCATTCGGCATCCCGGAGTTTGTCATCGGCATGACCATCGTCGCAGTCGGCACCTCGCTCCCGGAGCTTGCCACCTCCCTCGTTGCAATCCTGCGGGGTGACCTCGGCATCTCCGCAGGCAACCTGATGGGAAGCAACATCTTCAACCTCCTCTTTGTTCTCGGCACCGGCGCACTTCTTCGTCCGATACCCATTCCGGCATATACCGATGTCATTGTTGTCGTGCTCTTCTCCCTTGCCGTCATCCCGGTTGTCAAAGGGAAGCCCCGCATCATCAGGGCATGGGCCTCACTTCTCGTGGTGGCATACTTCGCCTATATGACAGCCCTCTATATCGGGTTCTGA